From the Candidatus Binataceae bacterium genome, the window GCGTCGCTGCCGCGCCGCGCGCGCGCCCGCCGCACGTACTCCTTGAGCTCGTCCTGCGCCTTGCGCACGTCGCCTTCGTACTTGACGATCGTGTCGAGGGTCTCGTTGACCAGTTCCTGGTCGAGGCTCTGCACGTTGAGCAGCGTCAGCGCCTTGACCCAGTCGATAGTCTCGCTGATGCCGGGGGTTTTCTTCAAGTCGAGCTTGCGCAGCGATTGCACCACCGAGACGACCTCGGTGGCCAGCTTGTCGGCCGCCTCGGGCGCCTTGAGCTTGATGATCGCGAGCTCCTGATCGCGGTCGGGGAAGTCGATGTAGAGGTGCAGGCAGCGGCGCTTGAGCGCGTCGGACATCTCGCGCGCGTTATTCGAGGTCAGCACCACCAGCGGAAGCTGGCGCGCCTTGAAGGTGCCGATCTCGGGCACGGTGACCTGGAAGTCCGAGAGCAGCTCGAGCAGGAAGGCCTCGAACTCGGCGTCGGCCTTGTCGATCTCGTCGATCAGCAGCACCACCGGCTCGTCGGCGGTGATTGCCTTGAGCAGCGGCCGCGGTAGCACGAAGCGCTCGGAGAAGAAGACCTCGTCCTCCTTGGCGATGCGGTCCACGGCGGCGGCCAGCCCCTGCGCGCCGGTCAGCACCTCGCTGATCTTGTCCTTGAGGATCTGCGTGTAGAGCAGTTGTTTGGCGTACTCCCACTCGTAGAGCGCCTTGCCCTCGTCGAGTCCCTCGTAGCATTGCAGGCGGATGAGGGTGTGACCGAGCGCGGCGGCGAGCACCTTGGCGAGGTCGGTCTTGCCGACGCCCGCCGGGCCCTCGACCAGGATCGGCTTCTTGAGCGCGGCGGCCAGGTACACGACGGTCGCGATGCGGCGGCTGGCGATGTAGCGCTGCTGGGCGAAGCGCTCGATTACGTCATCGATCGACGAAAACATTCATCCTCCTCGGCGCTGCGGCTACCGCCCCGGGGCTGCCGCGCAATCGTCAATGCTTATCACGAGCCGGACGCGCTTTAAAACGGGGGCTGACGTCTCAGATGTGCAGTTCCTCAAGTGCCGGCTCGCCGCGTGCGAAGCGGGCGCGATCGAGTGCGCCGGCGTCGAAGCGCTCGTAGCGGCCGGTGGCAATCAACTCGGCCAGCGCCTGTCCCGCCCCGTAGGACTGCATCACGCCGCGCCCGCTGAACGAGTGCGCCTCGTACACCCGCGGCGCCGCGCGCCCGATGATCGCGCTGCGGTCGGGCGACACCTCGTACAGCCCCGCCCATCCGCGCACGTGGCGCAGCCGCTCGAAACACGTCATCCGCGCGTACAGTCG encodes:
- a CDS encoding MoxR family ATPase, which produces MFSSIDDVIERFAQQRYIASRRIATVVYLAAALKKPILVEGPAGVGKTDLAKVLAAALGHTLIRLQCYEGLDEGKALYEWEYAKQLLYTQILKDKISEVLTGAQGLAAAVDRIAKEDEVFFSERFVLPRPLLKAITADEPVVLLIDEIDKADAEFEAFLLELLSDFQVTVPEIGTFKARQLPLVVLTSNNAREMSDALKRRCLHLYIDFPDRDQELAIIKLKAPEAADKLATEVVSVVQSLRKLDLKKTPGISETIDWVKALTLLNVQSLDQELVNETLDTIVKYEGDVRKAQDELKEYVRRARARRGSDAGPASDKDLLN